Proteins from a genomic interval of Rosa chinensis cultivar Old Blush chromosome 2, RchiOBHm-V2, whole genome shotgun sequence:
- the LOC112184695 gene encoding uncharacterized protein LOC112184695, translating to MDLCLIEEQPLELDTESIEEDRKYYKEWYSANRKAKNVIRTSMSDTVRGSIIEPELAMDFLEAIGDKYQESDKAEVARLSKRFNELEFSGKGSVREHIMELIDLNSRLRDLDMGVKDSQVVHVALQSLPNTYSNLRTSYHAQESNWDLNKLISICVVEEERIRKQGRPAIAFNLVEKPKWKK from the coding sequence ATGGATCTTTGCTTGATTGAGGAACAGCCATTAGAGCTAGACACTGAGAGCATAGAAGAAGATAGAAAATACTATAAGGAGTGGTATAGCGCCAATAGGAAAGCCAAAAATGTGATAAGAACCTCTATGTCTGACACAGTTAGGGGCTCGATCATTGAGCCAGAGCTTGCCATGGATTTCCTAGAAGCCATAGGAGATAAATATCAAGAGAGTGACAAAGCTGAGGTTGCTAGGCTATCCAAAAGATTTAATGAGCTGGAGTTTTCAGGAAAAGGAAGTGTGAGGGAGCACATTATGGAGCTAATTGACCTCAACTCGAGGCTGAGGGATTTAGACATGGGAGTTAAAGACTCTCAGGTAGTGCATGTGGCACTTCAGTCATTGCCTAACACCTACAGTAACCTGAGAACCTCCTACCATGCCCAAGAGTCTAACTGGGATTTGAACAAGTTAATTTCTATCTGTGTagtagaggaagagagaatcaggAAGCAAGGCAGACCAGCTATTGCATTCAACCTAGTTGAGAAGCCTAAGTGGAAGAAATAG